A region of the Gemmatimonadota bacterium genome:
CGCAGGCCGCCGGGCTTCAGGGGCTTAGTGGTCGAGTTCGTAAGTACGGCCACGCGAATGCGGCCGTATTTGCGGATTCGACCACTTAGTGGCCGCCCGACGTTTGGGGCAGGTCCATGTCCTCGGCGGGCACGTCCGTGCGCACCGTCAGGTTGTTGATCACGCCGCCGACTCCGGGGCTCTCCCAGGCGTGATCCCAAGCGTAGCGCGCCTCCATGAAATCCCGGACGTCCCCGG
Encoded here:
- a CDS encoding BON domain-containing protein; its protein translation is MALTDAEICDAVCENLFQDTWIDPERIRVDVDEGVVTLTGDVRDFMEARYAWDHAWESPGVGGVINNLTVRTDVPAEDMDLPQTSGGH